A window of Fibrobacterota bacterium genomic DNA:
CACGATCACCGGGCAAGACAACGACTCCATGATGATGCGGATGTTGTTCTCGTTGAGCACGCCCTGCCCGCTGCCGATGGGGGAGCCCGCCGGCATCACCGCCGCCACCCCCAGGTCTTCCAGCTTCTTGGCCAATACCGGATCGTCGTTGGTATAGACCATCACGGTATGGCCTTCCTTCACCAGGATCTTGGAAGCCTCGTAAGTGGCCAAAGGATCGGGTAACAACGTTTTCTGGTCGAAAAGCACTTCCAGCTTGAGGTACTTCATCCCCTGGGCCCCGGCCAAGCGCGCGATGCGCAGCGCGTCCTCCACGTTGTAGGCTCCCGCCGTGTTCGGCAGCAAGGCGTACTTCTTCGGGTCGATGAAGTTGAGGATGTTCTCTTCCTCGGGACCGTTCAGCTTCACGCGGCCAAGGGCCACGGTAACCATTTCCGCGCCCGAAGCCTCGTGGCATTGGCGCATGATTTCGAAATCGGGATACTTGCCGGTTCCGACGATGAGGCGGGAGCGGAAGGTTTTCCCGCCCAATACGAGCGGCTTGTCATGGGGCATGAGCTGACCTCTAAAGCCTGGAAGGTGGAAAGCCAAAGATAGGAAATCGGCCGATCCGACGCCGGCAATCCGCACCTCCCCGCGGCGGCCGCTCCTTAGCGCAGGCTCTTGCGCGCCGCCTTCGCCAAATATCCCGCCAGCGCCAGGAACAGCGCCATCGACGCCCATGCCAACCAGGACGGATGCCAAGCCACCGCCAGCGGAACCTTCAAATACACGCAGGCCGCCAAGGCCACGCCCAGGATGGATTCTCCCGCGATCAGCCCAGAGCTTAAGAGCACGCCCGCATTGGAAAGCTCGTCATCGGCCGCGCCTTCGGCCGCGGTCCGCGCCAAAGCCCTTTGGCCCGCCCAACGGATCAAGCCGCCCATCAGGATGGGCACCGACAAAGTGAAAGGCAGATACATGCCTACCGCCACCGGCATCGGATGCAGGCGGAATCGCGATCCCCGCGCCTTCAACCAGGCATCCGCGGCGATCAAGGCGATTCCGATACCGGCCCCGATGCCGATCAGTCCCACGGGAATGCTGCCCTTTCCGAACAAGCCGCCCGCCAAGCTCGCGAACAGGGTCGCCTGCGGCGCCTTCAAGCCCACCCCGATCCCGTAGGAATGATGCAGCAGCGACAAAACCGGAGCGATGACGAATGCGGGGGCGACGGCCCCGAGCACTTCGGCGTACTGTTGCGCCTTCGGCGTGCTGCCCACCAGGTATCCCGTTTTCAGATCCTGGGAGCAATCCGCCGCCGAGCACGCCGCGCAGCACACGATGGCCGCCACCCCCAACGTCGCCAGGATGGCGTTGTCGCCCTTGAACCCCAGCAGTAGGAAGAATCCCGCCGTGCCCAACAAGGCCGAGATGGTCATCCCCGAAACGGGATTGTTGGAGCTTCCGACCAGACCCACGATATAGCTGGAGACTCCGGTCAGAACGAAGGATGCGGCCAGCATCAGCAAGGTCGTGATCAAGGTCAGGCCGGGCGACTTGAGCAGGTAATAATACAGCCCGGCCGTGAGCACGGCGCAGACGGCCAACAGCAGTAGCAGAAAGCGCCCGGGCATATCGGTATCGGTGCGCGCCGGCCGGGTGGAGGATTCCCGGCGGTAGGAGCGGGCCAGGCTCCCCAGCCCCTGGAAGATTCCGGAGCGGATCGAGAAGATGGACCAGAGGCCGCCCGCCACCATGGCGCCCACGCCCAGGTAACGGATTTGCCCGGACCAAAGTCCCCAGGCCGCGTCCAAGGGCGCGGCGGTGGCCATGGCGCCCGTCGGCCGGAGGAGCGGCAGCCCGATGAGCCAGGCCAACGCGCCTCCCAGGAACACTTGCGAAGCCACGCCCAGCCCGGTGATGAAGCCAACGGAGAGAAGCGCGGGGGAGAGATCGCTCCCCAGGAAAACCACGCGTCCGCCTAAGCGCCCGGCCCATTCCAGCGTTCCGTTCAGCAGCCCTAAGCCCGCAGATAAAAGCTTAAAGGCCCCGCCCAGGGCGAAACCTTTCACCAACCAGGCCACGCCGCCTTTCGCGCCGCCGGCTCCCGACTTCAGCACTTCGGCGCAGGCCACGCCTTCGGGATAGGTCAGCTGCGGGCTTTCCACGATCAAAAGGCGCCGCAAAGGCACCATGAAAGCGATGCCGAGCAAGCCTCCGGTCATGGAGATCAAGGTGGTAGGCCAGAAGCGGAAATCCTTCCAAGCCCCCACCAGCACCAGCGCCGGGATGGTGAAGATGGCTCCCGCCGCCAAGGATTCTCCCGAGCTCGCCAAGGTCTGCACGA
This region includes:
- a CDS encoding thiazole synthase; the protein is MPHDKPLVLGGKTFRSRLIVGTGKYPDFEIMRQCHEASGAEMVTVALGRVKLNGPEEENILNFIDPKKYALLPNTAGAYNVEDALRIARLAGAQGMKYLKLEVLFDQKTLLPDPLATYEASKILVKEGHTVMVYTNDDPVLAKKLEDLGVAAVMPAGSPIGSGQGVLNENNIRIIMESLSCPVIVDAGMGTASDLARAMELGVDGILCNTGIAGAKDPARMARSFRMACEAGRDSFLAGRIPRKLYGSASSPQEGLR
- a CDS encoding oligopeptide transporter, OPT family translates to MERSGFFGAPGEFTWLSVGLGLGIALIMTAANVYLGLYAGMTVSASIPSAVLGMAAYRMLGRREVLGANIVQTLASSGESLAAGAIFTIPALVLVGAWKDFRFWPTTLISMTGGLLGIAFMVPLRRLLIVESPQLTYPEGVACAEVLKSGAGGAKGGVAWLVKGFALGGAFKLLSAGLGLLNGTLEWAGRLGGRVVFLGSDLSPALLSVGFITGLGVASQVFLGGALAWLIGLPLLRPTGAMATAAPLDAAWGLWSGQIRYLGVGAMVAGGLWSIFSIRSGIFQGLGSLARSYRRESSTRPARTDTDMPGRFLLLLLAVCAVLTAGLYYYLLKSPGLTLITTLLMLAASFVLTGVSSYIVGLVGSSNNPVSGMTISALLGTAGFFLLLGFKGDNAILATLGVAAIVCCAACSAADCSQDLKTGYLVGSTPKAQQYAEVLGAVAPAFVIAPVLSLLHHSYGIGVGLKAPQATLFASLAGGLFGKGSIPVGLIGIGAGIGIALIAADAWLKARGSRFRLHPMPVAVGMYLPFTLSVPILMGGLIRWAGQRALARTAAEGAADDELSNAGVLLSSGLIAGESILGVALAACVYLKVPLAVAWHPSWLAWASMALFLALAGYLAKAARKSLR